The proteins below are encoded in one region of Centropristis striata isolate RG_2023a ecotype Rhode Island chromosome 12, C.striata_1.0, whole genome shotgun sequence:
- the cfap96 gene encoding UPF0602 protein C4orf47 homolog, which translates to MMVKNDMERLGVFKEMSYISVGDKFTPSTNRPFNESAYRSRQMQAGISKQRCALQNGFFDKSFKRIFEREALSDPLRLARQNRIQQAKKNLGKTFLPCNGVKKTCGSGSYYGTLSGPVEAMSPLAVARKPHQPPGRNIVTSPPKKGSGYSYPNVTLSKLELYASDPYSRARELLKRETEIHRSKLRDGPFKLNLHPKDYFQGNPYRSDKPAPPAPKSLPAAQRSPAAPFKPSSPSKKIGGMKAGTFDSYPLHSADPYVHRRSKTTNPEPVFRPSPGPKSTPVKSIITVNVNRSVNSSNYSSTIPAVMTF; encoded by the exons ATGATGGTGAAGAACGACATGGAGCGTCTGGGCGTCTTTAAGGAGATGAGCTACATCTCTGTAGGAGACAAGTTCACTCCGTCCACCAACC GTCCTTTCAACGAGTCGGCCTATCGGAGCCGGCAGATGCAGGCGGGGATCTCTAAACAGCGATGTGCTCTTCAGAACGGCTTCTTTGACAAATCCTTCAAACGGATATTTGAGCGTGAAGCTCTGAGTGACCCGCTGAGACTGGCCCGGCAGAACCGCATCCAGCAGGCCAAGAAGAACCTGGGCAAGACCTTCCTGCCCTGCAACGGGGTCAAGAAGAC CTGTGGTTCAGGGAGTTACTATGGGACTCTGTCAGGACCAGTTGAAGCCATGAGTCCACTGGCAGTCGCCCGGAAACCTCATCAGCCTCCTGGACGCAACATCGTCACCTCTCCCCCCAAGAAAGGCAGCGGTTACAG TTATCCCAACGTGACTCTGTCCAAACTGGAGCTGTACGCCTCCGACCCCTACAGCAGAGCCAGAGAACTACTGAAG aGGGAGACAGAAATCCACCGGTCCAAGTTAAGAGACGGTCCCTTCAAACTCAACCTCCACCCCAAAGATTATTTCCAAGGCAACCCGTACCGCAGCGACAAGCCGGCTCCCCCTGCACCCAAGAGCCTCCCCGCTGCTCAGAGGAGCCCTGCAGCCCCCTTCAAGCCCTCGTCACCCAGCAAAAAG ATTGGAGGAATGAAAGCGGGGACATTTGACAGCTATCCCTTACATTCTGCTGATCCTTACGTCCACCGCCGCTCCAAGACGACCAACCCAGAGCCGGTCTTCCGTCCTTCTCCTGGTCCTAAGAGCACGCCTGTCAAGAGCATCATCACCGTCAACGTTAACAG aaGTGTGAACTCTTCAAACTACTCCTCAACCATTCCAGCTGTGATGACCTTCTGA
- the sil1 gene encoding nucleotide exchange factor SIL1 produces the protein MRLIISSCVFLLLLHCCHITDIHGQKSDSALTVVEDPEGADGVVSDEEEVTADEDEGVVDVLRPTEEWQTLKPGQAVPAGSHVRLNLQTGQREVRLGEEQLKYWTQEHRETEETRSSFSPEELKRAMKKMKEDLNPESRDSDQQDSVASRFRPLDELKRDMAQLDLQVETDVQIMRRLLDQFNSSNSTTEQKLNVLLELEYLVHQVDNAQSLCSMGGLQLVVEGLNSSDFRLQESSAFVLGSAVSSNPAVQVKAVESGALQTLLTMLATTQPLRVKKKVLFAVASLLRNFPHAQRHFLSRGGLQVLSEMFREDGGGVLRTRIVTMLYDMISEKELISQTGLDPMLDASHEERLRQYSKVPLSGELLEKGWCSLVPQLLESTEHDYREKALRALLAMAPVCLDQYRSDGSLHGSLLSLRDQYQEMAQSEMIVGEENGYYAEIAELINALQVKLRR, from the exons ATGAGGCTCATTATATCCAGCTGTGttttcctcctgctgctgcattgCTGCCACATAACTGACATTCACGGCCAAAAG tctgaCTCAGCCTTAACTGTGGTGGAGGACCCAGAAGGAGCAGATGGAGTAGTTAGTGATGAAGAGGAGGTGACGGCTGATGAAGATGAAGGAGTTGTAGATGTGCTCCGTCCTACTGAGGAGTGGCAAACACTCAaaccag gccagGCTGTCCCAGCAGGTTCTCATGTCCGTCTGAACCTGCAGACAGGTCAGAGGGAGGTGAGACTGGGAGAGGAGCAGCTTAAATACTGGACACAGGAACACAG agagACGGAGGAGACTCGGTCCTCCTTCAGTCCTGAGGAGCTGAAACGGGCCATGAAGAAGATGAAGGAGGACCTGAACCCAGAGAGCAGAGACTCAGACCAGCAG GACTCTGTGGCGTCCAGGTTTCGTCCCCTGGACGAGTTAAAGAGAGACATGGCTCAGCTGGACCTGCAGGTGGAGACGGATGTTCAG ATTATGAGGCGTCTGCTGGATCAGTTCAACAGCAGCAACTCCACCACAGAGCAGAAGCTGAACGTCCTGCTGGAGCTGGAGTACCTGGTGCACCAG gtggATAACGCTCAGAGCCTCTGCTCCATGGGGGGTCTCCAGCTGGTTGTCGAGGGTCTGAACAGCTCTGACTTCAGACTACAGGAGAGCTCTGCCTTCGTCCTGGGATCTGCTGTCTCCAG taACCCGGCGGTCCAGGTGAAGGCGGTGGAGAGCGGCGCTCTGCAGACATTGTTAACCATGCTGGCCACGACACAGCCACTCAGAGTCAAGAAGAAG gTTCTGTTTGCGGTGGCGTCCCTCTTAAGGAACTTCCCCCACGCACAGCGCCACTTCCTGTCCCGCGGCGGGCTGCAGGTCCTCTCAGAGATGTTCAGGGAGGATGGAGGTGGAGTCCTGCGAACACGCATCGTCACCATGTTATACGACATGATCAGTGAGAAG gagcTGATCTCTCAGACGGGTCTGGACCCGATGCTGGACGCCTCCCATGAGGAGCGTCTGCGTCAGTACTCTAAGGTTCCTCTGAGTGGAGAGCTGCTGGAGAAGGGCTGGTGCAGTCTGGTGCCCCAGCTGCTGGAGTCCACCGAGCACGACTACAGAGAGAAG GCTCTGCGGGCCCTGCTGGCGATGGCCCCGGTCTGTTTGGATCAGTACCGATCAGACGGCTCTCTGCACGGCTCCCTGCTGTCCCTCAGAGACCAGTACCAGGAGATGGCCCAGTCAGAGATGATTGTTGGAGAGGAGAACGGCTACTATGCAGAGATCGCAGAACTTATAAATGCTCTACAAGTCAAACTGAGACGATGA